A window of the Miscanthus floridulus cultivar M001 chromosome 14, ASM1932011v1, whole genome shotgun sequence genome harbors these coding sequences:
- the LOC136503593 gene encoding L-type lectin-domain containing receptor kinase IX.1-like produces the protein MASCYCLLLVLLTTFVFIFVAAAGQDNNIMKSLNPSCSRTDNYTDGSQYKKNLDQLLSRMPTAAGDNGWFYKGTAGTGADQVFGLTMCYADSNAAECLNCRISAVAMITTMCPGSRSVNAAYHFCVLRYSAAPIPTTADLHYIVPETNYYNTSDAVRAAWVPLMSKLTGGVAISPLRFSNSSTPYSGPWEGPQEMYGLAQCTRDLNASECSTCISSYTEKLWNMFPSSTYGTLKGFSCYLRYQVGAFDVTPPPAVLAPPPSLPRPSSSSSKAKIRVAIGMSVGLVSFLIFLGFTTTCLLLRRRQRKAKLNREASKEEPEDEFEMEDEFEKGTGPKRFRYAELAIGTDNFSDKQKLGEGGFGSVYRGFLNEMNLHVAVKRVSKSSKQGRKEYASEVRVISRLRHRNLVQLIGWCHGGGELLLVYELMPNGSLDKHLYGATNDDGVVLAWPHRHEIVLGLGSALLYLHEEWEQCVMHRDIKPSNVMLDASFHAKLGDFGLARLVDHGRGSHTTVLAGTMGYMDPECTVTGRFNKESDIYSFGVLLLEVTCGRRPVVVLPNDTVVHLAQRVSELHERGLVLHAADPRLNGEFDPKEMERMLLVGLWCTQRDPSLRPSIRQVVSALRFEAPLPSLLERRTPVATCVSVPFGLLKSVPSLHVDDTTRTGTTTTTMYLSTTAT, from the exons ATGGCTTCCTGCTACTGCCTTCTCCTTGTCCTCCTCACCACCTTTGTCTTCATCTTCGTTGCGGCAGCGGGGCAGGACAACAATATCATGAAGTCGTTAAATCCGTCCTGCTCGAGGACGGACAACTACACCGACGGCAGCCAATACAAGAAGAACCTGGACCAGCTCCTCTCCCGGATGCCCACGGCGGCCGGCGACAACGGGTGGTTCTACAAAGGCACCGCCGGGACAGGGGCTGACCAGGTGTTCGGCCTCACCATGTGCTACGCGGACAGCAACGCGGCCGAGTGTCTCAACTGCCGCATCTCGGCGGTGGCCATGATCACGACGATGTGCCCAGGGAGCCGGAGCGTGAACGCGGCGTACCACTTCTGCGTGCTCCGGTACTCGGCCGCGCCGATACCCACCACCGCGGACCTCCACTACATAGTCCCGGAGACGAACTATTATAACACCTCGGATGCGGTGCGGGCCGCTTGGGTGCCGCTGATGAGCAAGCTCACCGGCGGCGTCGCCATCTCGCCGCTGCGCTTTTCCAACAGCAGCACACCATACTCGGGCCCGTGGGAGGGTCCCCAGGAGATGTACGGGCTGGCGCAGTGCACCAGGGACCTCAACGCCAGCGAGTGCTCGACCTGCATCTCGAGCTACACCGAGAAGCTGTGGAACATGTTCCCCAGCAGCACCTACGGTACCCTCAAGGGGTTCAGCTGCTACCTGCGCTACCAGGTGGGAGCGTTTGACGTCACTCCTCCACCGGCGGTGCTGGCACCACCGCCGTCTCTAC CAAGACCTTCCTCGTCTTCGTCCAAGGCCAAGATACGGGTTGCGATTGGCATGTCCGTTGGTTTGGTCTCGTTCTTGATCTTTCTAGGCTTCACAACGACGTGCCTCCTTCTCCGGCGACGGCAAAGAAAGGCCAAACTCAACCGGGAAGCGAGCAAGGAAGAGCCGGAAGACGAGTTTGAGATGGAAGACGAGTTTGAGAAAGGAACAGGGCCAAAGCGGTTCCGCTACGCTGAGCTCGCCATTGGCACGGACAACTTCTCGGACAAGCAGAAGCTCGGAGAAGGTGGGTTCGGGTCAGTGTACAGAGGATTCCTGAACGAGATGAACCTCCACGTCGCCGTCAAGAGGGTGTCCAAGAGCTCCAAGCAGGGGAGGAAGGAGTACGCTTCAGAGGTGAGGGTCATCAGCAGGCTGAGGCACCGCAACCTGGTGCAGCTCATTGGTTGGtgccacggcggcggcgagctgCTCCTCGTCTACGAGCTGATGCCCAACGGAAGCCTCGACAAGCACCTCTATGGAGCTACCAACGACGACGGTGTAGTGCTGGCATGGCCGCACAGGCACGAGATCGTGCTGGGCCTGGGGTCAGCGTTGCTCTACCTGCACGAGGAGTGGGAGCAGTGCGTGATGCACAGGGACATCAAGCCCAGCAACGTGATGCTGGACGCCTCCTTCCACGCCAAGCTCGGCGACTTCGGGCTGGCGAGGCTGGTCGACCACGGCCGGGGCTCGCACACCACGGTGCTCGCCGGAACCATGGGGTACATGGACCCGGAGTGCACCGTCACCGGCAGATTCAATAAGGAATCTGACATCTATAGCTTCGGCGTCCTCCTCCTTGAGGTCACCTGTGGCCGGCGGCCCGTGGTGGTTCTTCCTAATGACACCGTCGTCCACCTGGCGCAGCGGGTTTCTGAGCTGCACGAGCGCGGACTGGTTCTTCACGCGGCCGACCCCCGCCTGAACGGGGAGTTTGACCCCAAAGAGATGGAGCGCATGCTGCTCGTCGGTCTCTGGTGCACGCAACGTGACCCGAGCCTGAGGCCATCCATCAGGCAAGTTGTTAGCGCTCTGCGGTTTGAGGCGCCGCTGCCGAGCCTCCTTGAGAGAAGAACGCCGGTGGCAACCTGCGTATCGGTGCCGTTCGGACTGCTGAAATCTGTTCCTTCTTTGCATGTGGATGACACGACTAGAACcggcactactactactactatgtaTCTCAGCACCACCGCTACCTAA